A genomic window from Xenorhabdus cabanillasii includes:
- the gcvP gene encoding aminomethyl-transferring glycine dehydrogenase, producing MIQTLIQLENQGEFIRRHIGSSAEQQKEMLAIVGSNSLDDLTNKIVPRDIALPEPPAVGEGATEQQALAELKAMAGQNKRYQSYIGMGYAPAILPPVILRNLLENPGWYTAYTPYQPEVSQGRLEALLNFQQVTIDLTGLDLASASLLDEATAAAEAMAMAKRVSKLKNAERFFVVDDIHPQILDVVRTRAATFGFDVIVDKAEKVLELEGIFGVLLQQVGTTGQIHDYSDLIAKLKQQKIIVSVAADIMALVMLTAPGKQGADIVFGSAQRFGIPMGYGGPHAAFFACRDEYKRSMPGRIIGVSRDAAGNRALRMAMQTREQHIRREKANSNICTSQVLLANIAGMYAVYHGAGGLKRIAGRIHRLTDILAAGLQKAGITLRHKTWFDTLAVEAIDKASILARAEKAQINLRTDILGAVGVSLSEKTSRADLITLYQVLTGSETVLDVDALDSEVSENSQSIPVSMLRDDAILTHDTFRRYHSETDMMRYIHSLERKDLALNQAMIPLGSCTMKLNAAAELIPITWPEFTDLHPFCPPEQAQGYQQLINQLSHWLVLLTGYDAVSMQPNSGAQGEYAGLLAIRHYYASRGEQHRHICLIPRSAHGTNPASAHMAGMTVVVVNCDKEGNIDLADLYEKAEKHRDELACIMVTYPSTHGVYEETICQICDIIHQNGGQVYLDGANMNAQVGITTPGFIGADVSHLNLHKTFCIPHGGGGPGMGPIGVKKHLAPFLPGHSVVEMGALTTSGAVSAAPFGSASILPISWMYIRMMGAKGLKQASQAAILNANYIAARLKGAYEILYTGRDGYVAHECILDIRPLKEEFGISEMDIAKRLIDYGFHAPTMSFPVAGTLMVEPTESESKIEIDRFIDAMLAIRGEIKKVAEGDWPLEDNPLVNAPHIQAELIADWDHAYSRETAVFPTAETKANKYWPTVKRLDDVYGDRNLHCSCVPIEDYR from the coding sequence ATGATCCAGACTCTAATCCAACTTGAAAATCAAGGTGAATTTATTCGTCGCCACATTGGTTCCTCTGCTGAACAGCAAAAAGAAATGCTGGCAATCGTTGGCTCGAACTCTCTTGACGATCTTACCAATAAAATTGTTCCCCGTGATATCGCATTGCCAGAACCACCAGCAGTAGGTGAAGGTGCGACAGAGCAACAGGCACTGGCTGAACTGAAAGCAATGGCGGGTCAGAACAAACGTTATCAATCTTATATTGGTATGGGGTATGCCCCCGCAATACTACCGCCGGTTATCTTACGTAATTTACTGGAGAATCCCGGTTGGTACACAGCATATACGCCTTACCAACCTGAAGTTTCTCAAGGGAGATTAGAAGCCTTACTGAATTTCCAGCAAGTCACTATTGATCTGACCGGTTTAGATCTTGCTTCAGCATCCCTGTTAGATGAAGCCACCGCAGCAGCCGAAGCGATGGCAATGGCAAAACGGGTTAGCAAACTGAAAAATGCGGAGCGTTTCTTCGTAGTTGATGATATTCACCCACAGATATTAGATGTGGTGCGCACACGAGCGGCAACATTCGGGTTTGATGTCATTGTTGATAAAGCAGAAAAAGTACTGGAATTAGAGGGTATTTTTGGCGTTTTACTGCAACAAGTTGGTACTACAGGTCAGATCCATGATTACAGTGATCTTATCGCAAAACTGAAACAGCAAAAAATTATTGTCAGTGTTGCCGCTGATATTATGGCACTGGTTATGCTGACGGCACCGGGCAAACAGGGCGCTGATATCGTCTTTGGTTCAGCACAGCGTTTCGGTATTCCAATGGGATACGGCGGCCCGCATGCTGCATTCTTTGCTTGCCGTGACGAATATAAACGCTCAATGCCGGGTCGTATTATAGGTGTTTCCCGCGATGCCGCTGGCAACCGGGCATTGCGTATGGCGATGCAAACACGTGAACAGCATATTCGCCGTGAAAAGGCGAACTCCAATATCTGTACCTCACAGGTATTACTGGCAAATATTGCTGGTATGTATGCGGTTTACCACGGTGCCGGAGGTCTGAAAAGAATTGCGGGGCGCATTCATCGATTGACCGATATTTTGGCTGCGGGTCTACAAAAAGCGGGCATAACGCTGCGTCACAAAACATGGTTTGATACATTGGCTGTAGAAGCCATCGATAAGGCATCAATACTGGCACGAGCGGAAAAAGCACAAATCAACTTACGTACTGATATTCTTGGTGCTGTTGGCGTGTCATTGAGTGAAAAAACCAGTCGTGCAGACTTGATAACCCTGTATCAAGTTTTAACTGGTTCTGAAACCGTGTTAGATGTTGATGCTCTTGATAGTGAAGTATCAGAGAACAGCCAATCCATACCGGTTTCAATGCTGCGCGATGATGCAATTCTGACCCATGATACCTTCCGCCGTTATCATAGTGAAACAGATATGATGCGCTATATACATAGCCTGGAACGTAAAGATCTGGCACTGAATCAGGCGATGATCCCATTAGGATCATGCACAATGAAACTGAATGCGGCCGCTGAACTCATACCGATCACATGGCCTGAATTTACTGACCTGCATCCTTTCTGCCCGCCAGAACAAGCCCAGGGTTATCAACAATTGATTAACCAGCTCTCACATTGGCTGGTATTACTGACAGGATACGATGCGGTATCTATGCAGCCAAACTCTGGTGCTCAAGGAGAATATGCTGGCTTACTGGCAATTCGTCATTACTACGCCAGCCGCGGTGAACAACACCGTCATATCTGCCTGATCCCAAGATCAGCCCATGGCACAAACCCTGCATCTGCGCATATGGCAGGTATGACTGTGGTTGTGGTGAATTGTGATAAAGAAGGCAATATCGATCTGGCAGATCTGTATGAGAAAGCGGAAAAACACCGTGATGAACTGGCTTGTATCATGGTTACCTATCCATCAACTCATGGTGTATATGAAGAAACCATCTGCCAGATTTGCGACATTATTCATCAAAATGGTGGGCAGGTTTATCTTGATGGTGCAAATATGAATGCTCAGGTTGGGATCACAACTCCTGGCTTTATTGGTGCTGACGTTTCACACCTGAACCTGCATAAAACCTTCTGTATTCCGCATGGTGGTGGTGGTCCGGGGATGGGGCCGATTGGTGTGAAAAAACATCTTGCTCCTTTCCTTCCGGGGCATTCTGTGGTGGAAATGGGAGCATTAACCACATCGGGAGCAGTATCGGCCGCACCATTTGGCAGTGCGTCTATCCTGCCGATTAGCTGGATGTACATCCGCATGATGGGGGCAAAAGGGTTGAAACAAGCCAGTCAGGCTGCGATCCTGAATGCAAACTACATCGCAGCTCGTCTGAAAGGTGCTTATGAAATCCTTTATACCGGCCGCGATGGTTATGTTGCCCATGAATGTATTTTGGATATTCGCCCACTGAAAGAAGAATTTGGTATTAGTGAAATGGATATCGCCAAGCGTTTGATTGACTATGGCTTCCATGCTCCAACCATGTCATTCCCTGTCGCTGGAACACTGATGGTTGAGCCAACAGAATCAGAAAGTAAGATCGAAATTGATCGTTTTATTGATGCGATGCTGGCAATCCGCGGCGAAATCAAAAAAGTAGCGGAAGGTGACTGGCCATTGGAAGATAACCCGCTGGTGAATGCACCACATATTCAGGCGGAGCTGATTGCTGACTGGGATCATGCGTACAGCCGTGAAACTGCTGTTTTCCCGACAGCAGAAACAAAAGCAAATAAATATTGGCCGACAGTGAAACGTCTTGATGATGTGTATGGGGATCGTAACTTGCATTGTTCCTGTGTACCGATTGAAGATTATCGGTAA
- a CDS encoding type 1 glutamine amidotransferase, with the protein MRIHFVVHEYFEAPGAYEDWANARGYQTTFSRVYLGDKLPDSVEGIDFLIVMGEPQSPATTTADCAHFDAAAERQLIVKAIASDKVVIGICLGAQLIGEALGAVFEHSPEKEIGKYPIMLTEEGLKNDKFTHFGELLEVGHWHNDMPGLTRDAKIIAFSEGCPRQIIEYQSLVYAFQCHMELTTEVVELLIQNSEKDLSKADEYTFVQTPEILRSHDYSEMNNKLFVFLDKLANQYMKLN; encoded by the coding sequence ATAAGAATCCATTTTGTGGTACATGAATATTTTGAAGCTCCCGGGGCATATGAAGATTGGGCTAACGCAAGAGGATATCAGACTACATTTTCACGGGTTTATCTTGGCGATAAATTACCAGATTCAGTTGAGGGTATTGATTTTCTGATAGTCATGGGAGAGCCGCAAAGCCCTGCAACCACAACGGCTGACTGCGCACATTTTGATGCAGCAGCGGAAAGGCAACTTATTGTAAAAGCGATTGCATCAGATAAGGTAGTTATTGGTATCTGTCTTGGCGCACAGTTAATTGGAGAAGCATTGGGGGCTGTTTTTGAGCATAGTCCTGAGAAAGAAATAGGAAAGTATCCAATTATGCTTACCGAGGAAGGTTTAAAAAATGATAAATTTACTCATTTCGGTGAACTTCTTGAAGTTGGGCATTGGCATAACGATATGCCGGGTTTGACTCGGGATGCAAAAATTATCGCTTTTAGTGAAGGTTGCCCCAGACAGATCATTGAATACCAAAGTCTGGTTTATGCTTTCCAGTGCCATATGGAGCTGACTACAGAGGTAGTTGAATTGCTCATTCAAAATTCAGAAAAAGACCTTAGTAAAGCAGATGAGTATACATTTGTTCAAACACCGGAAATATTACGCTCCCATGATTATAGTGAGATGAACAATAAATTATTTGTTTTTCTCGATAAATTGGCTAACCAATATATGAAGTTAAATTGA
- a CDS encoding HD domain-containing protein yields MVSTVSPVNFGPFTDIIAFIMELDKLKYVHRKTKILNNQRNENSAEHSWHFALAVISFAPYAGEINISRVIQMALIHDIVEIDAGDVIAFDLAAREAIHEQEVQAAKRIFGLLPETQRDYFLALWYEYEDGETPEARFAKMLDRVMPVFMNLHNNGQSWVENDIRFEQVFNLLQFISESYPEFWKYLLPQLEAAREKGWLKE; encoded by the coding sequence ATGGTATCGACTGTATCTCCTGTTAATTTCGGCCCGTTTACCGATATTATCGCCTTTATCATGGAGCTGGATAAATTAAAATATGTCCACCGTAAAACGAAAATTCTGAACAATCAGCGCAATGAAAATTCTGCGGAACATAGCTGGCACTTTGCTCTTGCAGTTATCAGTTTTGCCCCTTATGCCGGAGAAATAAATATCAGCCGTGTCATACAGATGGCATTGATTCACGATATTGTGGAAATCGATGCCGGGGATGTTATCGCGTTTGATTTAGCTGCCCGTGAAGCTATTCACGAGCAAGAGGTGCAAGCTGCCAAGCGTATTTTCGGCTTACTGCCAGAAACGCAGAGAGATTATTTTCTGGCCCTTTGGTACGAGTATGAAGACGGTGAAACACCTGAAGCGCGCTTCGCCAAAATGCTCGACAGGGTCATGCCAGTATTTATGAATCTGCATAATAATGGGCAGAGTTGGGTAGAAAATGATATTCGTTTTGAACAAGTCTTTAACCTGCTCCAGTTTATTTCTGAAAGTTACCCTGAATTCTGGAAATATTTGCTACCACAACTGGAAGCAGCAAGAGAAAAAGGCTGGTTGAAGGAATAA
- the ygfZ gene encoding tRNA-modifying protein YgfZ, whose translation MAYQIPFSAQSPLSSTTLPLTLISLDDWAMATATGTDTEKYLQGQVTADINSLDENQYVLCAHCDAKGKMWSNLLLFHRGEGFAYIERRSVLDTQLAELKKYAVFSKVTFAKDEKNILLGIAGAGSREALTTLSCFPTLPDTETAVIQHETTTILHFSLPTERFLLVTDNTTATRLAEVLVEKFQAQLNDSQQWLALEIEAGFPVIDGASSAQFIPQATNLQAIKDSISFKKGCYTGQEMVARAKYRGANKRAMYWLAGSASSLPVAGDELEWQLGDKWRRTGSVLAAVKLADGSVWVQIVMSNDMETDNVFRIRNDEGHSLSIQTLPYSLEEK comes from the coding sequence ATGGCTTACCAAATTCCGTTTTCTGCACAATCTCCATTATCTTCTACAACTCTTCCACTGACATTAATTTCCCTTGATGATTGGGCAATGGCCACTGCAACCGGAACTGATACAGAAAAATATCTGCAAGGTCAGGTGACAGCAGATATTAATTCCCTGGATGAAAATCAATATGTACTATGCGCCCACTGTGATGCCAAAGGGAAGATGTGGAGCAACCTGCTGCTGTTTCATCGTGGAGAAGGTTTTGCCTATATTGAACGTCGTTCGGTATTGGATACCCAACTGGCTGAATTAAAAAAGTATGCGGTATTCTCCAAAGTGACCTTTGCCAAAGACGAAAAAAATATCTTGCTTGGTATTGCCGGAGCGGGCAGTCGGGAGGCACTGACAACACTATCATGTTTTCCCACTTTACCTGACACAGAAACAGCAGTTATCCAACATGAAACAACAACTATTCTTCATTTCTCTCTCCCTACAGAACGTTTTCTTTTGGTTACAGATAACACTACTGCAACCAGATTAGCAGAAGTGTTAGTCGAAAAATTTCAGGCACAATTGAACGATAGCCAACAGTGGCTGGCGCTGGAGATTGAAGCAGGGTTTCCCGTAATTGATGGAGCAAGCAGCGCACAATTTATTCCACAGGCTACTAATCTTCAGGCCATCAAAGACAGTATCAGTTTCAAGAAAGGCTGCTATACCGGTCAGGAAATGGTAGCACGTGCTAAATACCGCGGGGCTAATAAGCGGGCAATGTACTGGCTGGCAGGTAGCGCATCTTCTCTTCCTGTAGCTGGTGATGAACTGGAGTGGCAGTTAGGCGATAAATGGCGCCGGACTGGCTCAGTTCTTGCTGCGGTCAAATTAGCCGATGGCTCTGTTTGGGTGCAAATCGTTATGAGCAATGATATGGAAACAGATAATGTATTCCGTATTCGCAACGATGAAGGGCATTCTCTCTCTATTCAGACACTGCCTTATTCATTGGAAGAAAAATAA
- the sdhE gene encoding FAD assembly factor SdhE: protein MDIDNKARIHWACRRGMRELDISIMPFFEYEYDSLSDDEKRIFVRLLECPDPDLFNWLMNHGRPEDEELFNMVQLIQSRNQARGPVVR, encoded by the coding sequence ATGGATATTGACAATAAAGCGCGTATTCACTGGGCATGCCGTCGCGGGATGCGCGAACTGGATATTTCTATCATGCCATTTTTTGAATATGAATATGACTCGTTGAGTGATGATGAAAAGCGCATTTTTGTTCGTTTGCTGGAATGTCCAGATCCTGATCTTTTCAATTGGCTGATGAATCATGGTCGCCCGGAAGATGAGGAGCTTTTCAACATGGTGCAATTGATTCAAAGCAGAAACCAAGCTCGTGGCCCTGTGGTACGGTGA
- a CDS encoding protein YgfX, giving the protein MRISLRTRLFSSGVHGVIALAALLAPWFANSFYVWLLPPIIISIVVSWIRSQRNIMQCRGKLILFRGNKVHWQKERWKITQPPWLSRYGIMLTLRTFEQAESFCLRPNIQLWVASDSMSVEAWRSFSQIMRSTELWKEKAERA; this is encoded by the coding sequence TTGAGAATATCTCTCCGAACCCGCCTGTTTTCCTCTGGCGTGCATGGAGTGATTGCTCTGGCTGCTCTATTAGCACCCTGGTTTGCCAATAGTTTTTATGTCTGGCTTCTGCCGCCGATCATTATCTCTATAGTGGTGAGTTGGATAAGGAGCCAGAGAAATATCATGCAGTGCCGGGGAAAACTAATACTGTTTCGTGGCAATAAAGTACACTGGCAAAAAGAAAGATGGAAAATTACTCAGCCACCGTGGCTTAGCCGTTATGGAATAATGCTCACACTGCGTACTTTTGAGCAAGCGGAAAGTTTTTGCCTCCGGCCTAATATTCAATTATGGGTGGCATCGGATAGTATGTCGGTTGAAGCTTGGCGTAGTTTTAGCCAGATTATGCGTAGTACAGAATTGTGGAAAGAAAAGGCAGAAAGAGCATGA